TTCGAGTTGATAATAAttgaacgtaaataaataaacataatatgtttttataattcaaacttaaatatatattattttagggaATATGTCCTGGAAACAGACTGAGGATTGTGGCTGGAGTGTTCGATGCAAGTTCCGCCTTGCAGAGACGACGCACGCGTACGCCAGCACCAGTTGCTCATCAGCCTTTGCCGGCGCAGCAGTCACCCGCCTTCACAAAAGTAAGTGAGCTTTTAAAAGGATAAGTATAATTCCATACAgttcatgaaattttattacttgtACGGCCATGAGTTGAATTTATAAGAACATGCGTAATTGTTTTTGAGATGTCATGACATCATAAGTGTAGTCCACGGAATTTATGATGAGGGGCGTTTGTTCTTTTGATTATTTCCTTAaggaaaaattacattaaatatataaatataggtaatataAACTACATTGTTAaagccttaatgtaaataattgtttagtaAAAAGTGAATTGTGAtagatagttaatttttaattattttatagatcgAAGAATGTTCTCATTACGACGTACCAAGGGCACCATTGCCGGTGCAACGCATCATAGGCACGTACGACTGTCCGAGGCCGGCCGCTGACTGGTACGATGCTCCGAGAGCGCCACGACCCGCCAGCGCAGACTCGGCTTGCAGCGGTACCGGTTCCCTCACATCGGCGACGTCGAGTGCTTCTGCGAATTCTGGCAGTTCAGCGCACTCAGCTGCATCCGCATCTAGTACATATGATGTGCCGCGATCTCGCGCTTTACCTTTACCATGTGATGCCGCGTTGGAAGCCCTTGAACGATTACAAGTGAGTCACTTATTGATATGTTTAACGGAATCGTTGAATATTAAATCTCGatgataaacatttatattaaagctTTTTGAAAACTACATAACAGAAAATATCGTATTCCAGGAAGAAGCGTCAGCGGCGGTTTCGCGATTGCTTTCCTACGTATCGCCGGGCTGGCGGCGGCGCGGAGCGTTACGGCCGCGCGTGCTCGACGTGCGCGTAGCGGGCGCTCGTTTACGAGCCGCCTTACATGATCTCGCAGTATTCGCCGACGCTACGCTGGCCAATGCTCATGATGCCCAAGATAAAGGTACGTTTTGTGTATAAAGCACTGCTTAaggttaaagtaaaattaaaactgatatCGTGAATATTTTATACCTGCCAAAATTCATCGGTTCGTTTGCCTTGACAAGTGCAGTTCAATGTTAATTGGAACTTTGAAACAGTGGTAAAGTTGTTTAACAGTAggtacttaaaatgtttttattgatcaAAAATTGTATGAcaaggaaaaaataatttaaacaaactacTTGACGTTTTTGAagataatagatatttaattctTGGTATATTTACTAAAGGAAAAGTACGATCTCTATATTTAGGAGCTctttttctgtatttattttggatacttcatataaaaaaaaaaaacattgatgtatatataaagttgttacaataatttaaacatttatcaatTACAGGTATCGCTGTAAAGTTACGGCCGCTAGTAAAGGCTCTTAAAGACGCAGAGCGCATAACACACGAAGCAACCAGTGCTTTGGACGCAGGCGACTGGGCGCCGGACCGGTTAGAACGCGACCGAGAGCCGACGGACGGTACGCAGGATGCCCTGGATCAGCTCGTTGCATGTGCGCGATCATTGACCGAGGACGTAAGGAGAGCAGCATCTTTCATACATGGAAATGCGTCACTATTGTTCAGGTtggtaattcttattttatttaattctttgacTTGCTTTAGAATCATCAAAAGAACTTTTCTGttcaaattagtttatataacttaaacGGTATTTATCCAGGAGGTCACCTGCAGTCCCAGAACACGAGTGGACGGAAGAGTACGATTACGTTCGACTCGAGTCGAGAACTGCAGTTGGTAGGCGAAATGCAGAAATACGTGCTGCATTACCGGATAAGCTCAGGGCATCT
The DNA window shown above is from Vanessa tameamea isolate UH-Manoa-2023 chromosome 16, ilVanTame1 primary haplotype, whole genome shotgun sequence and carries:
- the LOC113403044 gene encoding breast cancer anti-estrogen resistance protein 1 isoform X4; this translates as MARALYDNIAESPDELAFRRGDLLTVLEQNTGGSEGWWLCSLRGRQGICPGNRLRIVAGVFDASSALQRRRTRTPAPVAHQPLPAQQSPAFTKIEECSHYDVPRAPLPVQRIIGTYDCPRPAADWYDAPRAPRPASADSACSGTGSLTSATSSASANSGSSAHSAASASSTYDVPRSRALPLPCDAALEALERLQEEASAAVSRLLSYVSPGWRRRGALRPRVLDVRVAGARLRAALHDLAVFADATLANAHDAQDKGIAVKLRPLVKALKDAERITHEATSALDAGDWAPDRLERDREPTDGTQDALDQLVACARSLTEDVRRAASFIHGNASLLFRRSPAVPEHEWTEEYDYVRLESRTAVGRRNAEIRAALPDKLRASFDALVRDADHAGEVSAVAAATRLPPDDRQLAAFYAAQTATYGAHLSTAVEAFLRTIEMGQPPDVFLAHGKFVVLSAHRIVHVGDTVHRSAQHAGLKAKILRCSDALSDALAATVSKTKAAALQFPCASAVADMAEAARTLATRAQELRRALVRAAEPPQDCTPATTVPPSAGATPLTPLTPLAPHNSLPVL
- the LOC113403044 gene encoding breast cancer anti-estrogen resistance protein 1 isoform X3, with product MSIPLGRETVLPTQCMARALYDNIAESPDELAFRRGDLLTVLEQNTGGSEGWWLCSLRGRQGICPGNRLRIVAGVFDASSALQRRRTRTPAPVAHQPLPAQQSPAFTKIEECSHYDVPRAPLPVQRIIGTYDCPRPAADWYDAPRAPRPASADSACSGTGSLTSATSSASANSGSSAHSAASASSTYDVPRSRALPLPCDAALEALERLQEEASAAVSRLLSYVSPGWRRRGALRPRVLDVRVAGARLRAALHDLAVFADATLANAHDAQDKGIAVKLRPLVKALKDAERITHEATSALDAGDWAPDRLERDREPTDGTQDALDQLVACARSLTEDVRRAASFIHGNASLLFRRSPAVPEHEWTEEYDYVRLESRTAVGRRNAEIRAALPDKLRASFDALVRDADHAGEVSAVAAATRLPPDDRQLAAFYAAQTATYGAHLSTAVEAFLRTIEMGQPPDVFLAHGKFVVLSAHRIVHVGDTVHRSAQHAGLKAKILRCSDALSDALAATVSKTKAAALQFPCASAVADMAEAARTLATRAQELRRALVRAAEPPQDCTPATTVPPSAGATPLTPLTPLAPHNSLPVL
- the LOC113403044 gene encoding breast cancer anti-estrogen resistance protein 1 isoform X1; the encoded protein is MVNKINFIAFVRKFRRTTCVMCNTQSVKCRNFGNVPSIPCMARALYDNIAESPDELAFRRGDLLTVLEQNTGGSEGWWLCSLRGRQGICPGNRLRIVAGVFDASSALQRRRTRTPAPVAHQPLPAQQSPAFTKIEECSHYDVPRAPLPVQRIIGTYDCPRPAADWYDAPRAPRPASADSACSGTGSLTSATSSASANSGSSAHSAASASSTYDVPRSRALPLPCDAALEALERLQEEASAAVSRLLSYVSPGWRRRGALRPRVLDVRVAGARLRAALHDLAVFADATLANAHDAQDKGIAVKLRPLVKALKDAERITHEATSALDAGDWAPDRLERDREPTDGTQDALDQLVACARSLTEDVRRAASFIHGNASLLFRRSPAVPEHEWTEEYDYVRLESRTAVGRRNAEIRAALPDKLRASFDALVRDADHAGEVSAVAAATRLPPDDRQLAAFYAAQTATYGAHLSTAVEAFLRTIEMGQPPDVFLAHGKFVVLSAHRIVHVGDTVHRSAQHAGLKAKILRCSDALSDALAATVSKTKAAALQFPCASAVADMAEAARTLATRAQELRRALVRAAEPPQDCTPATTVPPSAGATPLTPLTPLAPHNSLPVL
- the LOC113403044 gene encoding breast cancer anti-estrogen resistance protein 1 isoform X2, yielding MTTYGRWTMFEETMDRIQCMARALYDNIAESPDELAFRRGDLLTVLEQNTGGSEGWWLCSLRGRQGICPGNRLRIVAGVFDASSALQRRRTRTPAPVAHQPLPAQQSPAFTKIEECSHYDVPRAPLPVQRIIGTYDCPRPAADWYDAPRAPRPASADSACSGTGSLTSATSSASANSGSSAHSAASASSTYDVPRSRALPLPCDAALEALERLQEEASAAVSRLLSYVSPGWRRRGALRPRVLDVRVAGARLRAALHDLAVFADATLANAHDAQDKGIAVKLRPLVKALKDAERITHEATSALDAGDWAPDRLERDREPTDGTQDALDQLVACARSLTEDVRRAASFIHGNASLLFRRSPAVPEHEWTEEYDYVRLESRTAVGRRNAEIRAALPDKLRASFDALVRDADHAGEVSAVAAATRLPPDDRQLAAFYAAQTATYGAHLSTAVEAFLRTIEMGQPPDVFLAHGKFVVLSAHRIVHVGDTVHRSAQHAGLKAKILRCSDALSDALAATVSKTKAAALQFPCASAVADMAEAARTLATRAQELRRALVRAAEPPQDCTPATTVPPSAGATPLTPLTPLAPHNSLPVL